A genomic window from Peptococcus niger includes:
- a CDS encoding M18 family aminopeptidase has protein sequence MSHIASCTDLFDFIRRSPTARHLARSVAGQLEEGGFKEVVTGPLAAEKAGFICDQGFICAWRGGRKPGFQLVAAHSDAPALRLKDRADLGGVGLHRLNVAPYGGAIWSSWMDRPLRAAGAVFLPGEDIFHPRCLLVDSGQAVCTTANLCIHMHQELRTGYEFHLQKDLQPLAAANSETDLIDELLAHWGLAKDQVLGYELELLPAEEGQFVGLDKALMSAPRLDNAAMAYAGMQAFLAAAPTDKTQVLVIFDHEEVGSGSATGAGALRLRDILKEWHEAHFQTSWREAVAASFMVSADQAHGYHPNYPDKMDPTNAPMLNAGPVIKCAANQSYATDGASAAVFEQVCRSVDLPVQRFYLHSDLRGGATLGPILAQSLPMPVVDVGNALLAMHAPREVGGCQDQVWMQEALQAFYEQ, from the coding sequence GTGAGCCATATCGCATCTTGCACAGATTTGTTCGACTTTATCCGGCGGTCGCCTACGGCGCGGCACTTGGCCCGGTCTGTTGCCGGGCAGTTGGAAGAAGGGGGCTTCAAGGAAGTGGTGACCGGGCCCTTGGCTGCGGAAAAAGCAGGCTTTATCTGTGACCAGGGCTTTATTTGCGCCTGGCGTGGCGGCAGGAAACCGGGCTTTCAGCTGGTGGCGGCGCATAGCGACGCGCCGGCGTTGCGGTTGAAGGACCGGGCCGACTTGGGCGGCGTCGGCCTACATCGCTTGAACGTGGCGCCTTATGGCGGTGCCATCTGGTCCTCGTGGATGGATCGGCCGCTGCGGGCGGCCGGGGCGGTGTTTCTGCCCGGTGAAGATATCTTTCACCCCCGCTGCCTTTTGGTAGACAGTGGGCAGGCGGTGTGCACCACGGCCAACTTGTGCATTCACATGCACCAGGAACTGCGCACCGGCTATGAATTCCACTTGCAGAAAGACCTCCAGCCCTTGGCGGCTGCAAACAGTGAAACCGACTTGATCGATGAGCTCCTGGCGCATTGGGGCTTGGCAAAGGACCAGGTTTTGGGCTATGAACTGGAGCTCTTGCCGGCTGAAGAAGGGCAATTTGTCGGTCTGGATAAGGCCTTGATGAGCGCCCCTCGCTTGGACAATGCCGCCATGGCCTATGCCGGCATGCAGGCCTTTTTAGCTGCGGCGCCGACCGATAAAACCCAAGTCCTGGTCATCTTTGACCATGAAGAGGTTGGCAGCGGGTCTGCCACCGGTGCGGGTGCCCTGCGGCTGCGCGATATTTTAAAGGAATGGCACGAGGCCCACTTCCAGACTTCCTGGCGGGAAGCGGTAGCCGCTTCTTTTATGGTCTCTGCCGACCAGGCCCACGGCTATCACCCCAATTATCCGGATAAAATGGACCCGACCAATGCGCCGATGCTGAACGCCGGTCCGGTGATCAAATGCGCAGCCAACCAGAGCTACGCCACCGATGGCGCCAGCGCAGCGGTTTTCGAACAGGTCTGCCGGTCGGTTGACCTGCCGGTGCAGCGCTTTTACCTGCACTCAGACTTGCGCGGCGGCGCCACCTTAGGGCCCATTCTTGCCCAAAGCCTGCCCATGCCGGTGGTGGACGTGGGCAATGCCCTCCTGGCCATGCACGCCCCCCGGGAAGTGGGCGGTTGTCAAGACCAGGTCTGGATGCAAGAGGCACTGCAGGCCTTCTACGAACAATAG
- a CDS encoding HD domain-containing protein, with amino-acid sequence MRSFNEQLQHLFGDAHLAKSLGIETERLQRIAEDARWASEAAGLLDQTPIPAKAVVQLAGDFLTAVDLALPEDWPQAVYDIASGALFDNRGEGMYSERLRAAAFFSLDLLGLFLSTHRRLNGLDKRLDFMPLTPQEITASPHAKEFSRLQNIWEVDYIDEILRLGRELFYFDLLAHIVGVQRVALTVGLQLKEAGVPVDVVLLSGAAMVHDIGKFGPKNEEEIKRMAYLHYYYTEQWCNRQGLVAIGHIATNHSTWDLELENLAVESMLLIYGDFRSKAQEGPRGAHEVMMIYSLDDAFQVILNKLDNVDAAKRQRYQRVYNRLSDFEAFMTGYGVDVSLGERRPPQRRPAWVGMLDAEATPRIFKDLTFRHNIEIMHMLGKPAYLRGMLEALRAEDNAVTVRANLTVFDEYMTYMTRPQKELIFNYLLEMLIHPEGDIRRQAADLIGNLIAGFDERYSKWLPDGTVRERQGRTALSLWQQVLVRVFSPDHKLGDRYRRFQGYAFHQILDSLLTGLPAEDKEQFLTQLLHYYRNTDCDDLSAFILLDALSEVPMQAVSEREAHMLLRSAEAWAPRDNVEVRLAILQFFEKFITESRLPAKAIIPYWQRIRALDLTWPGETYQQAHIDALLAGGICRLPKLRSSEVFLENLKSSTPWQVKRVNIRRLSDALVDDPGMNHLHVALHFSNLLKVSEQINVRHEAGNMLVNIAAHLSEEEVNEVAVELCRGLEMDSFEFTKYIPEYLARLCNNLPTREYDEILVTLANLVDAKNETTAQLAMDTLAHMVAVFESRDREERADERRRHLSRLVGLLMKGLASYHDTVKLETLGALGRSIFGNRQLSLAYRRDIFDVAYKRLLMLVVNEEEAGELDFYARCALLNHLYRFLSDYFLGGDPWHLYENKKVAFFPGTFDPFTLGHKAIVQNIRDAGFEVYLGLDEFSWSKNTQPTQIRRAIVKMSVAEEENVFLFPPIFPVNIASAEDLARLAEVFNNKDLYLVVGSDVLANASAYRQPRDSYSVHQFNHIIVRRAEDGMSSEAKAEALARLDGDVIEIALPEIPDGVSSTAIRKNIEKNRDISHLIDTMAQNFIYTHNLYLGERKTKAVKADRPYTTTLVAAQEGGFWRDLEAFLEQDSAEDQALSFLTGELPQNSRLVAIRRDGHLESTAMVQTVSSRDLYDVIGRRDICHYLREKGASHMAFISHLVFSDKAMDGGQRALTDALLWAIEQTATVAVYMGQGEQEKKRLRGLLMRHGFQLLTEAFADDGSDSWYAIVNMRMPLLLSNNVGTLLKEPYAHLPSVARVLFDTHHRLMQAMTAFYPGELVLSYESAVLEAELARLISSENGVPPVQGQVRTLGDYMCVPFGHLLRRSVVANTVTRPFFIQRLYPGDMRQLDIAPLPYHSDLKTQAQVLYAFHRGVILSDEVINRGRTLELVLPLLAAEKVPIKSMVSGIITGSGRDLLEDLDLPYRALHYLPNVRYWIVDSKGYPFIDGYSRADGPVSILSGLERVTNPVLPFAASPLFRDADANATWQYSEASLRNALAIMQVLEEAYQAENERNLTLRRMPEVFNRPMISDHGTGPVYDMTHSPSHYIAQNLSRLAYFQNLIP; translated from the coding sequence ATGCGCTCTTTTAACGAACAATTACAACATTTATTTGGCGATGCCCATCTGGCCAAGAGCCTGGGCATCGAGACGGAGCGGCTGCAGCGGATAGCGGAGGACGCCCGGTGGGCCTCGGAAGCGGCAGGGCTCCTGGACCAGACGCCCATTCCCGCTAAAGCCGTGGTCCAGCTGGCCGGTGATTTTCTTACAGCGGTAGACCTTGCCCTGCCTGAGGATTGGCCCCAGGCGGTTTACGATATTGCCTCCGGCGCCCTGTTTGACAACCGGGGTGAGGGGATGTATTCAGAGCGCCTTCGGGCTGCCGCCTTTTTCAGCTTGGACCTGCTGGGCCTTTTCCTGAGCACCCACCGCCGGCTGAACGGTTTGGACAAGCGGCTGGATTTTATGCCCTTGACGCCGCAAGAGATTACCGCCAGCCCCCACGCCAAAGAATTTTCCCGCCTGCAAAATATTTGGGAAGTGGATTATATTGATGAAATCCTGCGCCTGGGGCGGGAGCTCTTTTACTTTGACTTGTTGGCCCACATCGTTGGCGTTCAACGGGTGGCCCTGACCGTTGGCCTCCAGCTGAAGGAAGCCGGAGTCCCGGTGGACGTGGTCCTCCTGTCCGGGGCGGCCATGGTGCATGACATTGGCAAATTCGGCCCGAAAAACGAGGAAGAAATCAAGCGGATGGCCTACCTCCACTATTACTATACGGAGCAATGGTGCAACCGCCAAGGCTTGGTGGCCATCGGGCACATTGCTACCAACCACTCCACCTGGGATTTGGAACTGGAAAACTTGGCCGTTGAATCCATGCTCTTGATTTACGGAGACTTTCGCAGCAAGGCCCAGGAAGGGCCCCGCGGTGCCCATGAAGTGATGATGATCTACAGCCTGGATGACGCCTTCCAAGTGATTTTAAACAAGCTGGACAATGTGGATGCCGCCAAACGCCAGCGCTACCAACGGGTCTACAACCGCCTGTCGGATTTTGAGGCCTTTATGACCGGCTACGGCGTTGACGTCAGCCTGGGCGAACGGCGGCCCCCACAGCGACGGCCGGCCTGGGTGGGCATGCTCGATGCAGAAGCCACACCGCGTATTTTTAAAGATTTGACCTTCCGGCATAACATCGAAATCATGCACATGCTTGGCAAGCCGGCCTACCTGCGCGGCATGCTGGAAGCCTTGCGGGCGGAAGACAATGCGGTCACGGTACGCGCCAACCTTACCGTTTTTGATGAATACATGACCTATATGACGCGGCCGCAAAAGGAACTGATTTTTAATTATCTCCTGGAAATGCTCATTCATCCGGAAGGGGATATCCGTCGTCAGGCGGCGGACCTCATCGGCAATCTCATTGCCGGCTTTGATGAGCGGTATAGCAAGTGGCTGCCGGATGGGACCGTTCGCGAGCGGCAGGGGCGGACGGCCTTGTCCCTCTGGCAGCAAGTCCTGGTGCGGGTCTTTTCGCCGGACCATAAATTAGGTGATCGTTACCGCCGCTTCCAAGGCTATGCCTTTCACCAAATTTTGGATAGCCTGCTGACCGGTTTGCCGGCAGAAGATAAAGAACAATTTTTAACCCAGCTGCTCCATTACTACCGGAATACAGACTGTGATGATTTGAGCGCCTTTATCCTCCTGGACGCCTTATCCGAGGTGCCCATGCAGGCGGTCAGCGAGCGGGAGGCGCATATGCTCCTGCGTTCAGCGGAAGCCTGGGCCCCACGGGACAATGTGGAAGTGCGGCTGGCCATTTTGCAGTTCTTTGAAAAATTTATCACTGAAAGCCGTCTGCCGGCCAAGGCCATTATCCCCTATTGGCAGCGCATCCGGGCCTTGGACTTGACCTGGCCCGGGGAGACCTACCAGCAGGCGCATATTGACGCCCTCCTGGCAGGGGGGATTTGCCGGTTGCCGAAATTGCGCAGTTCGGAAGTTTTCCTGGAAAATCTCAAGTCCTCCACCCCCTGGCAGGTGAAGCGGGTCAACATCCGGCGGCTATCGGATGCGCTGGTGGATGACCCGGGCATGAACCATCTCCACGTGGCCCTTCATTTTTCCAATTTACTCAAAGTGAGTGAACAGATCAATGTGCGCCATGAGGCGGGGAATATGTTGGTCAATATTGCCGCCCACTTGAGCGAAGAAGAAGTGAATGAAGTGGCGGTGGAGCTGTGTCGCGGGCTGGAAATGGATTCCTTTGAATTCACCAAATATATCCCTGAATACCTGGCCCGGTTGTGCAATAATTTGCCCACCCGGGAATACGATGAAATCCTTGTGACCCTGGCCAACCTGGTCGATGCCAAAAATGAAACCACCGCCCAGCTGGCCATGGATACCCTGGCCCATATGGTGGCCGTTTTTGAAAGCCGTGACCGAGAGGAAAGGGCCGATGAACGCCGCCGCCACCTGTCGCGCCTGGTGGGACTATTAATGAAGGGCTTGGCCAGCTACCACGATACGGTTAAGCTGGAAACCTTAGGCGCCTTGGGCCGGTCCATCTTTGGCAACCGACAGCTGTCGCTGGCTTATCGCCGGGATATTTTTGATGTGGCCTACAAACGCCTGCTGATGCTGGTGGTCAATGAGGAAGAGGCAGGGGAGCTGGACTTCTACGCGCGCTGCGCCCTCCTGAACCACCTTTACCGCTTCCTGAGCGATTACTTCCTGGGCGGGGATCCCTGGCATTTGTATGAAAATAAAAAGGTGGCCTTTTTTCCGGGGACCTTTGACCCCTTTACCCTGGGGCATAAGGCCATCGTGCAAAACATCCGGGATGCCGGCTTTGAAGTCTACCTAGGCCTGGATGAATTCAGCTGGAGCAAGAATACCCAGCCAACGCAGATCCGCCGGGCCATCGTAAAAATGAGCGTGGCGGAGGAGGAAAATGTTTTCCTTTTCCCGCCCATCTTTCCGGTGAACATTGCCAGTGCGGAAGACCTGGCCCGCCTGGCGGAGGTCTTTAACAACAAGGACCTTTACCTGGTGGTCGGCAGCGATGTTTTGGCCAATGCCTCTGCCTATCGGCAGCCGCGCGACAGCTATTCGGTGCATCAGTTCAACCACATCATTGTGCGCCGGGCGGAAGATGGCATGAGTTCCGAGGCCAAAGCCGAGGCCCTGGCCCGCCTAGATGGTGATGTGATTGAAATCGCCCTGCCGGAAATCCCGGATGGCGTTTCTTCTACGGCCATTCGCAAAAACATCGAGAAAAACCGGGATATTTCCCACTTGATTGACACCATGGCCCAGAATTTTATCTACACCCACAACCTTTACTTAGGGGAGCGGAAGACCAAGGCGGTCAAGGCCGACAGGCCGTACACGACCACCTTGGTGGCGGCCCAGGAAGGCGGCTTCTGGCGCGATTTAGAGGCTTTTCTGGAGCAGGATTCAGCGGAAGACCAAGCCCTCTCCTTTTTGACCGGTGAATTGCCGCAGAACAGCCGCCTGGTGGCCATCCGCCGTGATGGTCACCTGGAGAGCACGGCGATGGTGCAGACCGTATCCTCCCGTGACCTCTATGACGTTATTGGCAGACGGGACATTTGCCACTACCTGCGAGAAAAAGGCGCCAGCCATATGGCCTTTATCTCCCACCTGGTCTTTTCCGATAAGGCCATGGACGGCGGCCAGCGCGCCTTGACCGATGCCCTCTTATGGGCCATTGAACAGACGGCGACGGTGGCCGTGTACATGGGCCAGGGCGAGCAGGAAAAGAAACGGCTTCGCGGGCTTTTGATGCGGCACGGATTTCAGCTGCTGACGGAAGCCTTTGCGGATGACGGATCTGATAGCTGGTATGCCATCGTAAACATGCGCATGCCCCTCCTGCTGTCCAACAATGTAGGCACCTTGCTGAAAGAGCCCTATGCTCACCTGCCCTCGGTGGCCCGGGTTCTATTTGATACCCACCACCGCTTGATGCAGGCCATGACCGCCTTTTATCCCGGTGAACTGGTGCTGTCCTATGAAAGCGCTGTCTTGGAAGCGGAATTGGCCCGCCTCATCAGTTCCGAAAACGGGGTCCCGCCGGTACAAGGTCAAGTGCGCACCCTAGGGGACTACATGTGCGTGCCTTTCGGACACTTGCTGCGGCGGTCAGTGGTGGCCAATACGGTTACCCGGCCCTTTTTTATCCAGCGGCTCTACCCCGGTGATATGCGCCAACTGGACATTGCCCCCCTGCCCTATCACAGTGATTTAAAAACGCAGGCGCAAGTGCTCTATGCCTTCCATCGTGGCGTTATTTTAAGCGATGAAGTGATTAACCGTGGCCGGACCCTGGAGCTGGTGCTCCCGCTTTTGGCCGCGGAAAAAGTACCGATCAAGAGCATGGTCAGCGGCATCATCACCGGCAGCGGGCGAGATTTACTGGAAGACCTGGACCTGCCTTACCGGGCCTTGCACTATTTGCCGAATGTCCGTTATTGGATTGTTGACAGCAAGGGCTACCCCTTTATTGACGGTTATTCCCGGGCGGATGGTCCGGTCAGCATTTTGTCCGGCCTGGAACGGGTGACAAACCCGGTCCTGCCCTTTGCCGCCTCGCCCCTTTTCCGTGATGCCGATGCAAATGCAACTTGGCAGTATTCGGAAGCCAGCCTGCGTAATGCCCTGGCCATCATGCAGGTCCTGGAAGAAGCCTATCAAGCGGAAAATGAGCGGAACCTGACCCTGCGGCGGATGCCGGAAGTCTTTAACCGGCCGATGATTTCCGACCACGGCACCGGCCCGGTCTACGACATGACCCACAGCCCATCGCATTACATTGCACAGAACCTATCGCGCTTAGCTTATTTCCAAAATCTCATTCCATAA
- a CDS encoding lactate/malate family dehydrogenase, whose product MKAYEYKGYTILADQAPEGAKEIAFGKTAQADTILRLYEGGYNDPSAYIVNRPQFIEAPHFGVAGLMDKGQTLDSPFAPFSVSLAEHRIVAVNTSWEGWEYRLNYPGVPCRLPARVQIIGMGDVGHTCLIALRLMGSDLIGDIGIYDVLESAAERWSFEMGQCVWSFPDEDLPTVHQIKREDLFRHVDIVIFAAARGVPAPGEEAADVRKAQYQHNAPMVAEYAKLAREQDYQGMFIMLSDPVERLAQVAWRQSNLNEKGEFDGKGLRPEQVEGYGLGVMHARAGYVMPEYIKNGRAFGRHGDGLILANDIAAYDDALSQELSAKVASLNMDLRRRIGYKPFVGPAVSSGALTLLSRLRGTRHYSAVFMDGVYYGAPLRTRNGLPALEYLPMDPVLCDRLKDGVASLKAEIEADGDAL is encoded by the coding sequence GTGAAAGCATACGAGTACAAAGGTTACACTATTCTTGCCGATCAAGCACCGGAGGGTGCCAAAGAAATTGCTTTTGGTAAAACCGCCCAGGCGGATACCATTTTACGGCTCTACGAAGGTGGCTACAATGATCCCAGTGCCTATATTGTCAATAGGCCTCAATTTATTGAAGCCCCCCACTTCGGGGTGGCCGGCCTGATGGATAAGGGGCAGACCCTGGACAGCCCCTTTGCCCCCTTTTCCGTATCTTTAGCGGAACATCGGATCGTTGCTGTGAACACCTCCTGGGAGGGCTGGGAATATCGGCTGAATTATCCCGGCGTGCCCTGCCGGTTGCCGGCACGGGTGCAAATCATCGGCATGGGGGATGTCGGCCATACCTGCCTCATTGCCCTGAGGCTTATGGGCAGCGACTTGATCGGTGACATCGGTATTTATGACGTATTGGAATCGGCCGCGGAGCGCTGGTCCTTTGAAATGGGCCAATGTGTTTGGTCTTTCCCGGATGAAGACCTTCCGACGGTCCACCAAATTAAACGGGAAGACTTGTTCCGGCATGTGGATATTGTCATCTTTGCTGCTGCCCGCGGGGTGCCTGCTCCGGGTGAAGAAGCAGCCGACGTACGCAAGGCGCAATATCAGCACAATGCCCCGATGGTTGCCGAATACGCTAAATTGGCCCGGGAGCAGGACTACCAAGGCATGTTCATCATGCTCTCTGACCCGGTGGAACGGTTGGCCCAGGTGGCCTGGCGCCAGTCCAACTTAAATGAAAAAGGTGAATTTGACGGCAAAGGCCTGCGCCCTGAGCAAGTGGAAGGCTACGGTTTGGGTGTGATGCACGCCCGTGCCGGCTATGTGATGCCTGAGTACATTAAAAACGGCCGCGCCTTCGGACGCCATGGTGACGGGCTCATCTTGGCCAATGACATTGCCGCCTATGACGATGCCCTGTCGCAAGAATTAAGCGCCAAAGTGGCTTCCCTGAACATGGACCTCCGCCGCCGCATCGGCTATAAGCCCTTTGTTGGTCCGGCGGTTTCCAGCGGCGCCTTGACCCTCTTGAGTCGGTTGCGGGGGACCCGGCATTACAGTGCCGTTTTCATGGATGGCGTTTATTACGGCGCCCCGCTGCGGACCCGCAACGGTTTGCCGGCCTTGGAATATCTGCCCATGGATCCGGTCTTGTGCGACCGTCTAAAAGACGGCGTGGCCAGCTTAAAAGCGGAAATTGAAGCGGATGGCGATGCCCTGTGA
- a CDS encoding NAD(P)H-dependent oxidoreductase, protein MTLAVVAPPAAKRKDNERLDGLLARYMPQDAILIEQATDLELARGKKVLFAVSLDDGGMNSELDAMKRRLALEPTLLEGATGAVWVDGPGALFTKSIAREIVFYTNRAGCAFIPKALIEGTGDLYNFELRAALMKTDLKSAYGYHLAQLVRRLQTDRPPVPASPVELLAVAATNRLRNANTVCFWNLVRDALPGQVHTSFLNLGKGNIADCRGCGYQVCVSRGCPDRDLMVERGFSEVAKADALMILAPNLNDGLGPDLVAFINRLTHSANIGQITSQWLYAIIVSGYSGSDLLARQLLNAFCLNKGFRLPPYFAAMITANRPRSILERDGIEQVAETFAQQIAATLAPA, encoded by the coding sequence GTGACCCTAGCCGTTGTTGCCCCGCCGGCCGCCAAACGGAAAGACAATGAGCGGCTGGACGGGCTCTTGGCCAGGTATATGCCCCAGGATGCCATTTTGATTGAACAGGCAACGGACTTGGAGCTGGCCAGGGGGAAGAAAGTCCTCTTTGCGGTTAGCTTGGACGATGGCGGCATGAACAGCGAATTGGACGCCATGAAGCGCCGGCTGGCCCTTGAGCCGACCCTCCTGGAAGGCGCCACCGGTGCCGTTTGGGTAGATGGGCCGGGCGCCCTTTTTACCAAGAGCATTGCCCGGGAAATCGTCTTTTACACCAACCGTGCCGGCTGCGCCTTTATTCCTAAGGCCTTGATTGAAGGCACCGGTGATTTGTACAACTTTGAACTGCGCGCTGCCCTGATGAAGACCGATTTAAAAAGCGCCTACGGTTACCACCTGGCCCAACTGGTACGCCGGCTCCAGACAGACCGTCCGCCGGTCCCAGCGTCACCGGTAGAGCTCTTGGCCGTTGCCGCCACCAACCGGCTGCGCAACGCCAATACCGTCTGCTTTTGGAACTTGGTGCGGGATGCGCTGCCTGGGCAGGTCCACACCAGCTTTTTAAACCTGGGCAAGGGCAACATTGCCGATTGCCGGGGCTGTGGCTACCAGGTCTGCGTCAGTCGTGGCTGCCCGGACCGGGATCTGATGGTGGAAAGAGGGTTCTCTGAAGTGGCCAAGGCCGATGCCCTTATGATCCTGGCGCCCAACCTAAACGATGGCCTGGGACCGGACCTGGTTGCCTTTATCAACCGCCTGACCCATTCGGCCAACATAGGTCAAATTACCAGCCAATGGCTTTACGCCATTATCGTCAGCGGTTATTCGGGTAGCGACCTCTTGGCCCGGCAGCTGCTGAATGCCTTTTGCCTGAACAAAGGATTTCGCCTGCCGCCCTACTTTGCCGCCATGATCACCGCCAATCGGCCGCGCTCTATTTTAGAACGCGACGGCATTGAGCAGGTGGCAGAAACCTTCGCCCAGCAAATTGCCGCCACCCTGGCACCGGCTTAA
- a CDS encoding LutC/YkgG family protein produces MLTQQNREVFLKNVSRALGRETIPTHVDAPDLSDGPQVSMYQDLSQEEVLAMFKNECDALSIRYREATPDNLAEVVMESIADWGGGKMIYPQAPEMEEFGIQAKFDEADGKDGLSFIQWDPTKSREENINNAQDANLGLTFPSMAIAETGTLVQPMSSGSGRSVGLLPITHIAVVRRSSIVPRMTQSMAKLAEQFRQDPANFPSSVIHISGPSSTVDIELVRVVGVHGPINLTYIILND; encoded by the coding sequence ATGTTAACCCAACAAAATAGAGAGGTCTTCCTCAAAAACGTATCTCGGGCGCTCGGCCGCGAAACCATTCCAACCCACGTTGACGCACCGGATTTGTCAGATGGCCCCCAGGTTTCCATGTACCAAGACCTCAGCCAAGAAGAAGTGCTGGCCATGTTTAAAAACGAATGTGACGCCCTGTCCATCCGTTATCGGGAAGCCACCCCGGATAATTTGGCAGAGGTTGTCATGGAATCCATTGCCGACTGGGGCGGCGGTAAAATGATTTATCCGCAAGCGCCGGAAATGGAAGAATTCGGGATTCAAGCAAAGTTTGATGAAGCCGACGGTAAAGACGGACTATCCTTTATCCAATGGGATCCGACCAAAAGCCGCGAAGAAAACATCAATAACGCTCAAGATGCCAACCTGGGGCTGACCTTCCCCAGCATGGCAATCGCTGAAACAGGCACATTGGTGCAACCGATGAGCAGCGGCTCCGGCCGGTCTGTAGGCCTTTTACCGATTACCCACATCGCCGTTGTGCGCCGCTCCAGCATTGTGCCGCGCATGACCCAATCGATGGCGAAACTGGCGGAACAATTCCGCCAAGATCCGGCTAACTTCCCCTCTTCCGTCATCCATATTTCAGGCCCTTCCTCGACAGTGGACATTGAATTGGTCCGCGTTGTCGGTGTCCACGGCCCGATCAACCTCACCTATATTATTTTAAACGACTAG
- a CDS encoding LutB/LldF family L-lactate oxidation iron-sulfur protein, whose product MAIIYDSKPFKERVENALADDFKHQAIETAQDMFQGKRVNIVAGVPAWEEFRSQAAKIRDHVLDNLDYYLDQFATNAEKAGAKVYFAKDDKEAVDQAIEIFRSVNAKSCVKSKSMMTEEIGLNHALIDDGVTVYETDLAEMILQLNDWNPPSHIVVPALHRDRFIIKDLFGDAGYEGSEDPMELTHFARRYMRDKFLAADVGVTGCNYGIAETGTTTLVTNEGNGRMVTAIPKTQVIFMGMERILPNFECLDAIMQLFVRASVGAKITSYFSLSTGPKKANEVDGPEEQHIIIIDNGRTNILKGEFRQMLRCIRCGACLNICPVYRHITGHGYGSIYPGPMGAVLTPLMVGFENAKYLPFASTLCGACTDHCPVKIPLHEMLLRQRQIIVEDLKLMSPIEGGIFRTAGMGLSSSLLYDAGTKVAAPVMKVLSSGDKIKNDRDIPVLRDWTSSRDMELMKSRKFRDWFKKHQKEKGGR is encoded by the coding sequence ATGGCTATTATTTATGATTCCAAGCCCTTCAAAGAACGCGTTGAAAACGCCTTGGCGGATGATTTTAAGCACCAGGCCATTGAAACGGCACAGGATATGTTCCAAGGTAAACGTGTCAACATCGTGGCCGGCGTTCCCGCTTGGGAAGAGTTTCGCAGCCAAGCGGCTAAAATCCGCGACCATGTTTTGGACAACCTGGACTACTACTTAGACCAATTCGCCACGAATGCAGAAAAAGCCGGCGCAAAGGTCTACTTTGCCAAAGACGACAAAGAAGCCGTCGACCAGGCCATTGAAATTTTCCGCAGCGTCAATGCGAAAAGCTGTGTGAAAAGTAAATCCATGATGACCGAGGAAATTGGTCTCAACCACGCACTGATCGATGATGGGGTCACCGTTTATGAAACCGACTTGGCTGAGATGATCCTCCAGTTGAACGACTGGAACCCGCCCTCTCATATTGTCGTTCCTGCCCTGCACAGAGACCGCTTCATCATTAAAGACCTCTTCGGCGATGCCGGCTATGAGGGGTCTGAAGATCCCATGGAGCTGACCCACTTTGCCCGCCGCTACATGCGCGACAAATTCCTGGCAGCAGATGTCGGCGTAACCGGCTGTAACTACGGGATTGCCGAGACCGGCACCACAACCCTCGTCACCAACGAAGGGAATGGCCGTATGGTCACCGCCATACCCAAAACTCAGGTTATCTTTATGGGTATGGAGCGTATTTTACCGAACTTTGAATGCTTGGACGCCATTATGCAATTGTTCGTTCGCGCATCTGTCGGTGCTAAAATCACCTCCTACTTCTCCCTGTCCACCGGTCCTAAAAAAGCCAATGAAGTGGACGGCCCGGAAGAACAACACATCATTATCATCGACAACGGCAGAACCAACATCCTGAAAGGCGAATTCCGCCAAATGTTGCGCTGCATTCGTTGCGGCGCCTGCCTGAACATTTGCCCTGTCTACCGGCACATTACCGGCCACGGTTACGGCTCCATTTATCCAGGACCGATGGGTGCTGTCCTCACACCGCTCATGGTTGGCTTTGAAAATGCCAAGTACCTGCCCTTTGCCTCTACCTTATGCGGGGCTTGCACAGACCATTGCCCGGTGAAGATTCCCCTTCACGAAATGCTCCTGCGCCAACGGCAAATTATCGTTGAAGACCTGAAGCTCATGAGCCCAATCGAAGGTGGCATTTTCCGTACCGCCGGTATGGGGCTGAGCAGCAGCCTTTTATACGATGCAGGGACCAAGGTAGCCGCACCGGTGATGAAGGTTCTCAGCTCCGGCGATAAAATTAAAAACGATCGCGATATTCCTGTTTTGCGCGATTGGACGTCCAGCCGCGATATGGAACTCATGAAGAGCCGCAAATTCCGCGACTGGTTTAAAAAACACCAAAAAGAGAAAGGCGGGCGCTAA